A region from the Beduinella massiliensis genome encodes:
- a CDS encoding TIM barrel protein, translating to MKLGFVSAILDQSTFEEMIDTASDLGFQCVEVACWPVGKAERRYAGVSHINVDELDDARVAYIKDYCAKKKVEISSLAYYPNTMDGDLEKRAVAVEHLKKVIVASRRLGVGMVTTFIGRDQAKTVEENLELVREVWPPIVALAEEQGVRIAIENCPMLFGADQWPGGQNLMTTPAIWRKVFEILPSKNLGINYDPSHFVWQMIDYIKPIYEFKDKIFHVHYKDIKLYPDKLNQVGTMAYPLDYMSPKLPGLGDVDWGRYVSALTDIRYDGYTCIEVEDKAFEGSPEKVLDSLRLSKRYMEQFVI from the coding sequence ATGAAACTTGGATTTGTCAGCGCCATTCTTGATCAGAGCACGTTTGAAGAGATGATCGATACGGCCTCGGACCTGGGCTTCCAGTGCGTAGAGGTCGCGTGCTGGCCGGTCGGCAAGGCGGAGCGGCGCTATGCGGGCGTTTCGCATATCAACGTGGACGAATTGGACGACGCGCGCGTCGCGTACATCAAGGATTACTGCGCGAAGAAAAAGGTCGAGATCTCTTCGCTGGCTTACTACCCCAACACGATGGACGGCGATCTGGAAAAGCGCGCCGTGGCGGTGGAACACCTGAAAAAGGTGATCGTCGCCAGCAGGCGGCTGGGCGTCGGCATGGTTACGACGTTCATCGGCCGCGACCAGGCGAAGACCGTGGAGGAGAACCTGGAGCTGGTGCGCGAGGTCTGGCCGCCTATCGTTGCGCTGGCGGAAGAACAGGGCGTTCGCATTGCCATTGAAAATTGCCCGATGCTGTTCGGCGCCGACCAGTGGCCGGGTGGACAGAACCTGATGACGACGCCCGCGATTTGGCGCAAGGTGTTCGAAATTTTGCCCTCGAAGAACCTGGGCATCAACTACGACCCGTCCCACTTCGTCTGGCAGATGATCGATTATATCAAGCCCATCTACGAGTTCAAGGACAAGATTTTCCACGTGCACTACAAGGACATCAAGCTCTATCCCGACAAGCTGAACCAGGTCGGCACGATGGCGTATCCGCTTGACTACATGAGCCCGAAGCTGCCGGGGCTGGGGGACGTGGACTGGGGAAGGTACGTCTCCGCGCTCACAGACATCCGTTATGACGGGTACACCTGCATCGAGGTGGAGGACAAGGCTTTTGAAGGCTCCCCGGAGAAGGTGCTGGATTCGCTCCGGCTTTCCAAGCGCTACATGGAGCAGTTCGTAATCTGA
- a CDS encoding SPFH domain-containing protein, which translates to MEEAFGGFVTFLQKPAAVWWAVGVVAFIVILFVAGYLKAPPDMAFVISGLGKKRILIGRAGWHMPFFERVDKLSLQVMQVDVKTSEAVPTNEFINVMVDGVANIKISSDPALLERAAESLLGMRSNELISLVTQVLEGNMREIVGSVGLKEMVQDRQGVAKKITENVVPDMCKLGIEVVNFNIQNFRDNAGTIENMGIDNVEQIRKNAQIAKANAQRDIAIAASQADQEANAVRVDSEKKIAEQNAALLVQQAEMKVLADTKKADADAAYSIQQESQRKTIEITRANADIARREKEAEMAEKEIAIKELKLDAEVRKQADAMKYQAQQEAESDLIRRQRDADAKKYEALMEAEAQKAQADAARYAMEQEAEGIRAKGLAEAEAIEKKAEAQRKMGEASVLEMYLSALPEVVKNAAAPLAQTDKIVMYGEGNSTKMVKDVMASSSQVVEALKESTGIDLPGLLAGFAGGKLAASSGKPSDKDDKNV; encoded by the coding sequence ATGGAGGAAGCCTTTGGGGGATTCGTAACCTTTTTACAGAAGCCCGCCGCCGTCTGGTGGGCGGTCGGCGTCGTAGCGTTCATCGTCATTCTTTTTGTCGCCGGATATTTAAAGGCTCCGCCGGACATGGCGTTCGTCATCTCCGGCCTGGGCAAGAAGCGCATCCTGATCGGCAGGGCCGGGTGGCACATGCCCTTCTTCGAGCGCGTGGATAAGCTGTCCCTGCAGGTCATGCAGGTGGACGTCAAGACCAGCGAGGCCGTACCCACAAACGAGTTCATCAACGTCATGGTCGACGGCGTGGCCAACATCAAAATATCCTCCGACCCCGCGCTGCTCGAACGGGCGGCTGAATCGCTGCTGGGCATGCGCTCCAACGAGCTCATCAGCCTCGTCACGCAGGTGCTGGAAGGCAACATGCGTGAAATCGTCGGCAGCGTCGGGCTCAAGGAAATGGTGCAGGACCGCCAGGGCGTCGCTAAGAAGATCACCGAAAACGTCGTGCCCGACATGTGCAAGCTGGGCATCGAGGTCGTCAACTTCAACATCCAGAATTTCCGCGACAACGCCGGCACCATCGAAAACATGGGCATCGACAACGTCGAACAGATCCGAAAGAACGCCCAGATTGCGAAGGCGAATGCCCAGCGCGACATCGCCATCGCCGCGTCGCAGGCCGATCAGGAAGCAAACGCGGTCCGCGTCGATTCGGAAAAGAAGATCGCGGAGCAGAACGCCGCGCTGCTCGTGCAGCAGGCGGAAATGAAGGTGCTCGCCGACACGAAGAAAGCGGACGCCGACGCCGCCTATTCCATCCAGCAGGAAAGCCAGCGCAAGACCATCGAGATCACCCGTGCCAACGCTGACATCGCCCGCCGTGAAAAGGAAGCTGAGATGGCCGAAAAGGAGATTGCCATCAAGGAACTGAAGCTGGACGCCGAGGTGCGCAAGCAGGCCGACGCGATGAAGTATCAGGCGCAGCAGGAGGCTGAGTCCGATCTCATCCGCCGTCAGCGCGACGCGGACGCCAAGAAATACGAGGCCCTGATGGAGGCCGAGGCGCAGAAGGCGCAGGCGGACGCGGCCCGCTACGCGATGGAGCAGGAAGCGGAGGGCATCCGGGCGAAGGGGCTGGCGGAAGCGGAAGCCATCGAAAAGAAGGCGGAGGCCCAGCGTAAGATGGGCGAAGCCTCCGTGCTCGAGATGTACCTTTCCGCGCTGCCGGAGGTCGTCAAGAACGCGGCCGCGCCGCTGGCACAAACCGACAAAATCGTCATGTACGGCGAGGGGAACTCCACCAAGATGGTGAAGGACGTCATGGCTTCGAGCAGCCAGGTCGTAGAAGCGCTGAAGGAATCTACCGGTATCGACCTGCCAGGCCTGCTCGCAGGGTTTGCGGGCGGAAAGCTGGCCGCGTCGAGCGGCAAACCGTCCGACAAGGACGACAAAAACGTCTGA